One window from the genome of Diospyros lotus cultivar Yz01 chromosome 11, ASM1463336v1, whole genome shotgun sequence encodes:
- the LOC127813639 gene encoding pleiotropic drug resistance protein 1-like, translating into MEGGENVFGVSSARLSSSNLWRSSGREIFSKSSREDDDEEALKWAALEKLPTFLRMRRGILTEQEGQPREIDIQNLGVLERKNLLERLVKIAEEDNEKFLLKLKERIVRVGLDLPTIQVRFEHLSVGAEAYVGSRALPTILNFCINILEGFLNYIHILPSRKKQLAILHDVSGIIKPGRMTLLLGPPSSGKTTLLLALAGKLDKDLKVSGRVTYNGHGMNEFVPQRTSAYISQYDLHIGELTVRETLAFSARCQGVGASYETLAELSRREKEANIMPDPDIDVYMKAASLEEQRASVMTDYVLKILGLELCADTMVGDEMIRGISGGQKKRLTTGEMLVGPARALFMDEISTGLDSSTTFQIINSIRQSIRILQGTALISLLQPAPETYDLFDDIILLSDGQIVYQGPRENVLDFFEYMGFKCPERKGVADFLQEVTSRKDQEQYWARKEEPYNFVPVREFAEAFQSFHVGRRIGDELAVPFDKSKSHPAALTTNKYGVSKKELLKVLISREYLLMKRNSFVYIFKMTQLITMAFITMTVFLRTEMSKKTEEDGVIYLGALFFALVMIMFNGFSELAMTILKLPAFYKQRDLLFFPSWAYSLPTWILKIPITFVEVAIWVFTTYYTIGFDPNVGRLFRMYLLLLCINQMASGLFRLIGALGRNMIVANTFGTFSLMAFLMLGGFILAREDIKKWWIWVYWISPLTYGQNAIAVNEFLANSWKHVPPNSTEPLGVSVLKSRGIFPEPHWYWLGVGVTIAYIFLFNFLFTLALAHLNPFGKPQAILSEETLAERNACKTGDIELWSSEKRSSSSRKDMNVSSRPGMGSVGEASQNGRRGMVLPFEPLSITFDDIRYAVDMPQEMKVQGIPEDRLQLLKGVSGAFRPGVLTALMGVSGAGKTTLMDVLAGRKTGGYIDGTITISGYPKKQETFARIAGYCEQTDIHSPHVTVYESLQYSAWLRLPPEVDSATRKMFVDEVMDLVELTPLRGALVGLPGVNGLSTEQRKRLTIAVELVANPSIIFMDEPTSGLDARAAAIVMRTVRNTVDTGRTVVCTIHQPSIDIFDAFDELLLLKRGGEEIYVGPIGHHAHHLIKYFEGVNGVRKIKDGYNPATWMLEVTSPAQEAALGVNFADLYKSSELYERNKELIKELSKPPPGSKDLYFTTQYSQSFFMQCMACLWKQHLSYWRNPPYTAVRFLFTTFIALFFGTIFWDLGPKRELKQDIFNSMGSMYATVLFLGVQNAGSVQPVVAIERTVFYRERAAGMYSALPYAFGQVMIEIPHVFVQTIIFGFIVYAMIGFQWTVAKFLWYMFFMYFTFLYFTFYGMMAVAVTPNHNIAAIISSAFYAIWNLFSGFIIPKTRIPVWWRWYYYSCPVSWTLYGLVGSQYADLQDKLETGETVEDFVRDYFGFEHDFLGYVAIIIVGTAVLFGFIFAFSIRAFNFQKR; encoded by the exons ATGGAGGGTGGAGAGAATGTGTTCGGAGTGAGCAGTGCTCGGCTGAGCAGCTCCAACTTATGGCGGAGCAGCGGAAGGGAGATTTTCTCCAAGTCTTCGCGAGAAGACGACGACGAAGAGGCCCTGAAATGGGCGGCTCTCGAGAAGCTTCCGACGTTTCTGAGAATGAGGAGGGGGATTCTCACTGAGCAAGAAGGGCAGCCCAGAGAGATTGACATCCAGAATCTTGGAGTTTTGGAGAGGAAGAATCTCTTGGAGAGGCTGGTCAAGATTGCAGAAGAGGATAACGAGAAGTTCTTGTTGAAGCTCAAGGAGCGGATTGTCAG AGTTGGACTTGATCTTCCAACCATACAAGTGAGGTTTGAGCATTTGAGTGTTGGTGCTGAAGCTTATGTTGGCAGTAGAGCTCTCCCAACAATCCTAAACTTCTGCATTAACATCCTAGAG GGGTTCTTGAATTATATCCATATCCTGCCAAGTAGAAAGAAACAACTGGCAATTCTACATGATGTCAGTGGAATCATCAAGCCAGGAAG AATGACATTGCTTTTAGGCCCGCCAAGCTCAGGGAAGACCACATTGCTGCTAGCTTTGGCTGGGAAACTTGATAAAGATTTGAAA GTTTCAGGGAGAGTAACATACAATGGCCACGGAATGAATGAGTTTGTCCCCCAGAGAACATCGGCTTATATCAGTCAGTATGATCTTCATATAGGAGAATTGACAGTTAGAGAAACACTGGCTTTCTCAGCAAGATGTCAAGGGGTTGGAGCTAGCTATG AAACGTTAGCAGAATTGTCGAGGAGAGAGAAGGAAGCAAACATTATGCCTGATCCAGACATCGATGTTTACATGAAA GCAGCATCGCTGGAAGAGCAGAGAGCCAGTGTGATGACAGATTATGTTCTTAAG ATTTTGGGACTGGAACTATGTGCTGACACTATGGTAGGCGACGAAATGATACGCGGTATTTCAGGTGGGCAGAAGAAGCGGCTGACAACAG GGGAGATGTTGGTTGGACCGGCTAGAGCACTCTTCATGGATGAGATATCGACTGGCTTGGACAGTTCTACGACATTCCAGATCATTAATTCAATCAGGCAGTCCATCCGCATCCTTCAAGGAACTGCTCTCATCTCTCTGCTTCAGCCTGCACCCGAAACTTATGATTTGTTTGACGACATAATTCTGCTCTCAGACGGGCAAATTGTGTATCAAGGCCCCCGGGAAAATGTGCTAGACTTCTTTGAATACATGGGCTTCAAGTGCCCTGAGAGGAAAGGAGTAGCTGACTTTTTGCAAGAA GTAACATCGAGGAAAGATCAAGAGCAGTACTGGGCAAGAAAAGAGGAGCCCTACAACTTTGTTCCCGTCAGGGAATTTGCAGAAGCGTTTCAGTCATTTCATGTTGGTCGGAGGATAGGGGACGAGCTTGCTGTTCCATTTGACAAATCTAAGAGCCACCCTGCAGCTTTAACAACTAACAAGTATGGTGTGAGCAAGAAGGAACTGCTCAAAGTTCTGATTTCCCGGGAGTACTTGCTCATGAAAAGGAACTCATTCGTCTACATATTCAAGATGACTCAA CTCATCACTATGGCATTCATTACAATGACAGTTTTTCTTAGAACTGAAATGTCCAAAAAAACAGAAGAAGATGGCGTGATTTACCTGGGAGCTCTCTTCTTTGCTCTCGTCATGATTATGTTTAACGGATTCTCAGAGCTAGCAATGACCATTCTGAAACTGCCCGCCTTTTACAAACAGAGGGACCTTCTCTTCTTTCCATCTTGGGCTTACTCTTTGCCCACATGGATTCTCAAGATCCCCATCACATTTGTAGAAGTCGCCATCTGGGTATTCACAACTTATTATACCATTGGCTTTGATCCAAATGTCGGAAG GCTCTTCAGGATGTACCTCCTGCTCCTATGCATTAACCAGATGGCTTCTGGACTGTTTCGACTCATCGGGGCATTGGGTCGCAATATGATTGTGGCAAACACCTTTGGCACTTTTTCTTTGATGGCATTTCTTATGTTGGGAGGATTCATCCTGGCAAGAG AGGACATAAAGAAATGGTGGATATGGGTTTATTGGATCTCTCCTTTGACTTATGGCCAGAATGCTATAGCTGTGAACGAATTTCTGGCGAATAGTTGGAAACAT GTCCCTCCTAATTCGACAGAACCACTCGGAGTATCGGTCTTGAAGTCGCGGGGCATATTTCCCGAACCACACTGGTATTGGCTTGGAGTAGGAGTTACAATTGCGTATATTTTTCTGTTCAATTTCTTGTTCACACTGGCTCTAGCTCATCTCAACC CATTTGGGAAGCCTCAGGCCATTCTATCTGAAGAAACCTTGGCGGAGAGAAATGCTTGTAAAACAGGGGACATTGAGCTATGGTCAAGCGAAAAGAGATCTTCAA GTAGTAGAAAAGACATGAATGTATCATCAAGACCGGGTATGGGTAGCGTTGGTGAGGCGAGTCAGAATGGGAGGCGGGGAATGGTCCTACCATTCGAGCCCCTTTCCATTACATTTGATGATATCAGATATGCAGTGGACATGCCACAG GAAATGAAAGTTCAAGGGATACCTGAAGACCGGCTACAACTTCTGAAAGGCGTTAGTGGGGCTTTCAGGCCTGGAGTTCTAACAGCTCTAATGGGGGTCAGTGGGGCTGGAAAGACCACTCTGATGGATGTCTTGGCTGGTAGGAAAACCGGTGGATATATTGATGGAACCATTACCATATCTGGGTACCCCAAGAAGCAAGAAACATTTGCTCGTATAGCAGGATATTGCGAGCAAACCGACATCCACTCCCCCCACGTCACGGTTTATGAGTCCTTGCAGTATTCTGCTTGGCTCCGATTGCCCCCAGAAGTTGATTCTGCAACCAGAAAA ATGTTTGTTGATGAGGTCATGGACCTTGTTGAGCTAACCCCGTTGAGGGGAGCGCTTGTTGGTCTGCCTGGAGTGAATGGCCTTTCTACCGAGCAAAGGAAGAGGCTGACAATTGCAGTGGAGCTCGTGGCCAATCCATCGATAATATTCATGGATGAACCCACCTCAGGGCTCGATGCCAGGGCAGCAGCAATAGTCATGAGGACAGTGAGAAACACAGTGGACACAGGAAGAACCGTGGTGTGCACCATACATCAGCCAAGCATCGACATATTTGATGCTTTTGATGAG CTCCTTCTTTTGAAGCGAGGAGGAGAAGAAATATACGTCGGTCCAATAGGCCACCATGCTCATCATCTGATCAAGTACTTCGAG GGAGTTAATGGAGTTCGTAAAATTAAGGACGGTTATAATCCAGCGACCTGGATGCTAGAGGTGACTTCACCGGCACAAGAGGCAGCTCTCGGGGTTAACTTTGCCGATTTGTACAAGAGCTCAGAATTATACGA GAGAAACAAAGAACTAATCAAGGAACTAAGCAAACCTCCCCCGGGCTCGAAGGACCTCTACTTCACCACTCAATATTCACAGTCTTTCTTCATGCAGTGCATGGCATGCCTGTGGAAACAGCACTTGTCATACTGGAGGAATCCACCATACACTGCAGTGAGATTCCTGTTCACTACTTTCATAGCCCTGTTCTTCGGGACAATTTTCTGGGATCTTGGCCCCAAAAG GGAACTGAAGCAAGATATCTTTAATTCAATGGGTTCTATGTATGCTACTGTTCTATTTCTTGGTGTACAAAATGCTGGATCGGTGCAGCCAGTCGTCGCTATCGAGAGAACGGTATTTTACAGGGAACGAGCAGCTGGAATGTATTCGGCACTGCCCTATGCTTTTGGACAG GTTATGATCGAGATCCCCCATGTTTTTGTTCAGACTATCATATTTGGCTTCATAGTTTATGCTATGATCGGGTTTCAATGGACAGTTGCCAAGTTCTTGTGGTACATGTTCTTCATGTACTTCACCTTTCTATACTTCACATTCTATGGGATGATGGCAGTGGCAGTCACTCCCAACCACAACATTGCCGCTATAATCTCATCGGCTTTCTATGCGATTTGGAACCTCTTCTCCGGATTCATCATCCCCAAAACA AGAATTCCAGTTTGGTGGAGATGGTACTATTACAGCTGCCCTGTCTCTTGGACATTGTATGGACTGGTTGGTTCACAGTATGCAGATCTCCAAGACAAGCTTGAAACCGGCGAGACAGTTGAGGATTTCGTGAGGGATTACTTTGGATTCGAGCATGATTTCTTAGGCTACGTCGCGATCATTATAGTTGGAACTGCTGTTCTGTTTGGATTCATCTTTGCCTTCTCAATCAGAGCATTTAACTTCCAGAAAAGATGA
- the LOC127813354 gene encoding protein CHLOROPLAST VESICULATION, translated as MAASSSCFLNLPAAAPSPPSATSSHPPKAFVVARPEKGRSWRSHCVVAAACIVMGLETNGLMGGEGVAAAGESIQAAVVESKKTGTRWSEKRACPPWRVNSLETIVPENLPRPSARRRWEAVGHTTTAPPVKTGAGSGGGAIINCFAL; from the exons aTGGCGGCATCAAGCAGTTGCTTCCTCAATCTCCCGGCTGCCGCTCCATCGCCGCCTTCTGCCACGTCTTCCCACCCACCAAAGGCTTTCGTCGTTGCACG GCCGGAGAAGGGGAGATCATGGCGGAGCCACTGCGTGGTGGCGGCGGCGTGCATCGTGATGGGGCTTGAAACGAACGGCCTAATGGGCGGCGAAGGCGTAGCCGCCGCAGGGGAGAGCATCCAGGCGGCTGTGGTGGAGTCCAAGAAGACGGGCACCAGATGGAGCGAGAAGAGAGCATGCCCGCCTTGGCGAGTGAACTCGCTGGAAACCATCGTGCCGGAGAACCTACCGCGGCCGTCGGCGCGGCGGAGGTGGGAGGCGGTCGGCCATACGACGACTGCTCCGCCGGTGAAAACGGGGGCCGGAAGTGGCGGCGGTGCTATAATTAATTGTTTCGCCTTGTAG